A single genomic interval of Stieleria maiorica harbors:
- a CDS encoding HAD-IIB family hydrolase, protein MSSIIESEEHHHPEDTIPQVLAPPSESINLPAAEDLSICLISLHGLIRGTDPELGCDADTGGQVKYVLELARELGARENVRQVQLLTRQIIDPKVSKDYSILEEPIGECAKIVRIPFGPKRYLKKESLWPYIEMFIDQTLAHFKRTGIPDLIHGHYADAGVAGAHLARLLHVPYIFTGHSLGRVKRQRLSVGKTNPDSLEKRYKFTSRIEAEETALETAAMVVTSTNQEVERQYELYDHYVPDRMEVIPPGVDLSAFTPLADPNHKAEIEDALVPFLRDPDKPAILTMARPDERKNLEMLVRVYGESEELQQVANLVLILGTRDDLRELPKSQQTIITNILHLIDKYNLYGKVAYPKTHRPSDVPDLYRMAARSKGVFINPALTEPFGLTLLEAGASGLPIVATNDGGPRDIISNCENGLLVDPLDPAAIERALLRVLTEPDVWQQFSQAGIAGTRKHYAWSNHASRYLRDVNEILERASSPTTINRPVRRLPEFDRMIITDLDNTLTGDDEALSRFADLIRDNDHIGFGIATGRRLDSALELIESLGLPQPDLIDTDAGTQLHYGEAMTPDRTWQKSIGYAWDRDGILACLENVEGLTPQSEDRQSDFKVSFDMDPAKITVTKVKKKLREAGLRAKVMLSLGMFLDVIPVRGGSDLSMRHVLWKWGFQPDHVLVAGDSGNDAGMLLGRTLGVVVGNYSRELDRLKDRPRIYFANTPHAGGILEGIEYYNFLDKIVIPNDWID, encoded by the coding sequence ATGAGCTCGATCATCGAATCTGAAGAACACCACCATCCAGAGGATACGATCCCACAAGTCCTGGCGCCGCCGAGCGAGAGCATCAACCTGCCGGCGGCCGAGGATTTGAGCATTTGTTTGATCAGCCTGCACGGGCTGATTCGCGGCACCGACCCCGAGCTCGGCTGCGACGCCGACACCGGTGGCCAAGTCAAGTACGTGTTGGAACTGGCCCGTGAACTCGGCGCGCGGGAGAATGTCCGTCAGGTGCAACTTCTCACGCGCCAGATCATCGACCCCAAAGTCTCGAAAGATTACTCGATCCTGGAAGAACCGATCGGCGAGTGCGCTAAAATCGTTCGCATCCCTTTCGGTCCCAAACGCTACCTAAAGAAGGAGTCGTTGTGGCCGTACATCGAAATGTTCATCGATCAAACCCTGGCCCACTTTAAACGCACCGGGATCCCGGATTTGATCCACGGTCACTACGCCGACGCCGGGGTCGCGGGCGCGCACCTGGCGCGACTGCTGCACGTCCCGTACATCTTCACCGGTCACTCGCTCGGCCGCGTCAAACGCCAGCGATTATCGGTCGGCAAAACGAACCCCGATTCACTGGAAAAGAGGTACAAGTTCACCTCGCGGATCGAGGCCGAAGAGACCGCGCTCGAAACGGCCGCGATGGTCGTCACCAGCACCAACCAGGAAGTCGAACGGCAATACGAACTGTACGACCATTATGTGCCCGACCGAATGGAGGTGATTCCGCCCGGCGTCGACCTTTCGGCGTTCACCCCGCTGGCCGACCCGAATCACAAGGCCGAGATCGAGGACGCGCTCGTTCCGTTTCTTCGTGACCCAGACAAGCCGGCAATCCTGACGATGGCCCGCCCGGACGAGCGAAAGAATCTGGAAATGTTGGTCAGGGTGTATGGCGAAAGCGAGGAACTGCAGCAAGTCGCCAACCTGGTTTTGATCCTGGGGACGCGCGACGATTTGCGCGAGCTCCCCAAATCACAGCAAACGATCATCACCAACATCTTGCACCTGATCGACAAGTACAATCTGTACGGCAAAGTCGCCTATCCGAAAACGCACCGCCCGTCCGACGTGCCTGATCTGTATCGGATGGCGGCGCGATCCAAGGGCGTCTTCATCAACCCGGCGCTGACCGAACCGTTCGGATTGACCTTGCTGGAAGCCGGCGCGTCGGGGTTGCCCATCGTCGCGACCAACGACGGCGGCCCACGCGACATCATCTCCAACTGCGAAAACGGGTTGCTCGTCGACCCGCTCGATCCGGCCGCCATCGAACGCGCCCTGCTGCGTGTTTTGACCGAACCGGACGTGTGGCAGCAATTCTCACAGGCGGGGATCGCCGGGACGCGGAAACACTACGCGTGGAGCAATCACGCCTCACGGTACTTGCGTGATGTGAACGAGATCCTGGAGCGGGCCTCGTCCCCCACGACGATCAACCGTCCGGTCCGCCGGCTGCCGGAATTCGACCGCATGATCATCACCGACCTGGACAACACGCTCACCGGTGACGACGAGGCACTCTCGCGTTTCGCCGACCTGATTCGCGACAACGATCACATCGGGTTCGGGATCGCGACCGGGCGGCGGCTGGACAGCGCGTTGGAATTGATCGAGTCGCTCGGATTGCCGCAGCCGGATTTGATCGACACCGATGCCGGCACACAGCTGCATTATGGCGAAGCGATGACGCCCGACCGGACCTGGCAGAAATCGATCGGCTATGCCTGGGACCGCGACGGGATCCTCGCCTGTCTGGAAAATGTCGAAGGGTTGACGCCCCAGTCGGAGGACCGACAATCCGATTTCAAAGTCAGTTTTGATATGGACCCGGCTAAAATCACGGTCACAAAGGTCAAAAAGAAACTGCGAGAAGCCGGACTGAGGGCTAAGGTGATGTTGTCCCTGGGGATGTTTTTGGATGTAATCCCCGTCCGCGGCGGCAGCGATTTGTCGATGCGGCATGTGCTGTGGAAGTGGGGCTTCCAGCCGGATCACGTCCTGGTCGCCGGTGACTCGGGCAACGACGCCGGCATGTTGCTGGGGCGGACCCTGGGCGTCGTCGTCGGCAATTACAGCCGAGAGCTAGACCGGTTGAAAGATCGTCCGCGGATCTATTTCGCAAACACGCCGCACGCGGGCGGAATTCTTGAAGGCATCGAGTACTACAACTTTTTGGACAAGATCGTAATTCCCAATGATTGGATTGATTGA
- a CDS encoding transglutaminase-like domain-containing protein encodes MPTIKVESQLQYDVRQPTNMLFKIAAAQTDRQQVRNTQLTIDPEITIETLEVGLEGNTMQRVSVQPCQLTLHYEAEVDAVAQPTDPGNIPQTNVGNLPTEVLPYLNPSRYCESDLLGRFAFEEFGQMQPGLLRVQAICDWVNEHLDYTPGSTGVTTTAADVVLQRTGVCRDYAHLAIALCRGIGVPARYVSGYAAELQPPDFHGFMEAYLGDQWYFFDPTKLASVGGLVRIATGRDAADVAFATITGDAGLTSKMVSAVFL; translated from the coding sequence ATGCCGACCATCAAAGTTGAAAGCCAATTGCAGTATGACGTCCGCCAACCGACCAACATGCTGTTCAAGATCGCTGCGGCGCAAACCGACCGACAACAAGTTCGCAACACGCAACTGACGATCGACCCGGAGATCACCATTGAAACTCTGGAAGTCGGCTTGGAAGGGAATACGATGCAACGCGTTTCGGTGCAACCGTGTCAATTGACCCTGCACTACGAAGCGGAAGTCGATGCCGTTGCCCAGCCGACCGACCCGGGAAACATTCCGCAGACCAATGTCGGCAATCTGCCTACCGAAGTCCTGCCGTATCTCAACCCCAGTCGGTACTGTGAAAGTGATCTGCTGGGTCGATTCGCGTTCGAAGAATTCGGTCAAATGCAGCCCGGATTGCTGCGCGTTCAAGCGATCTGTGATTGGGTCAACGAGCATCTCGATTACACCCCCGGAAGCACGGGGGTGACGACGACGGCTGCCGACGTCGTGCTGCAGCGGACCGGGGTCTGTCGTGACTACGCCCACTTGGCGATCGCGTTGTGTCGCGGCATCGGTGTTCCGGCACGCTACGTCTCCGGCTATGCCGCTGAACTCCAGCCGCCGGATTTCCACGGTTTCATGGAAGCCTACTTGGGCGACCAATGGTACTTTTTCGACCCCACCAAACTCGCATCGGTCGGCGGTCTGGTTCGCATCGCGACCGGCCGCGATGCGGCCGATGTTGCGTTCGCGACGATCACCGGCGATGCCGGCCTGACATCCAAGATGGTCAGTGCCGTGTTTCTGTAA